A DNA window from Hordeum vulgare subsp. vulgare chromosome 1H, MorexV3_pseudomolecules_assembly, whole genome shotgun sequence contains the following coding sequences:
- the LOC123420586 gene encoding uncharacterized protein LOC123420586 produces MEERVVIPRRREPQDQDQAVDVDDAAGAAAAPAVSCSSGEESTDGEFEFEFPSLLGIGRDHGSPAPADDLFADGRIRPVAFYPVFGRRPSSSAGDVGLAPAPAPAPERRTRGQLGRLFLEESRAWNSSSSSSTGSTASSSSAATTEDGDGDGGLEGAAPESYCVWAPGGGKPSESPRAGKSRSTGSSVARWRRISNLVVGRSQSDGKEKFLFLPVNPHPPPKPKQQEHEPRPRARPPTTNLDAGGTKKKGSEIGTVAAAHRMAYGGGNGATPRRTFLPYREELVGFFANVNGISRGHAHPY; encoded by the coding sequence ATGGAGGAGAGAGTTGTCATCCCCCGGCGCCGGGAACCGCAAGACCAGGATCAGGCCGTCGATGTCGACGACGCTGCGGGTGCGGCCGCGGCCCCGGCGGTCTCGTGTTCGTCGGGGGAGGAGTCCACGGACGGGGAGTTCGAGTTCGAGTTCCCGTCGTTGCTCGGCATCGGAAGGGACCACGGCTCTCCCGCGCCGGCCGACGACCTCTTCGCAGACGGCCGCATCCGCCCCGTCGCCTTCTACCCCGTCTTCGGCCGACGCCCGTCAAGCTCAGCGGGGGACGTCGGCCTCgccccggcgccggcgccggcgccggagcgAAGGACGAGGGGGCAGCTCGGGCGGCTCTTCCTCGAGGAGTCCCGCGCGTGGAACAGCTCCTCGTCGAGCAGCACGGGGTCcacggcgtcgtcgtcgtccgcgGCCACCACTGAAGACGGGGACGGGGACGGCGGCCTCGAGGGCGCCGCGCCGGAGAGCTACTGCGTGTGGGCGCCGGGCGGCGGCAAGCCGTCGGAGTCGCCACGGGCCGGGAAGAGCAGGTCCACGGGGTCGTCCGTGGCGCGGTGGCGCCGCATCAGCAACCTCGTTGTCGGCCGCAGCCAGAGCGACGGCAAGGAGAAGTTCCTCTTCCTCCCCGTCAACCCGCACCCGCCGCCCAAGCCCAAGCAGCAGGAGCACGAGCCCAGGCCGAGGGCGAGGCCGCCGACGACGAACCTGGATGCCGGCGGCACCAAGAAGAAGGGCAGCGAGATCGGCACGGTGGCCGCCGCCCACCGGATGGCCTACGGCGGCGGCAACGGAGCCACGCCGCGGCGCACGTTCCTGCCGTACCGCGAGGAGCTGGTGGGGTTCTTCGCCAACGTCAACGGCATCAGCCGGGGCCACGCGCACCCCTACTGA